The following coding sequences are from one Candidatus Nitronereus thalassa window:
- a CDS encoding pyridoxal phosphate-dependent aminotransferase gives MTTLSSRSTRIVPSPTLSITAKAKAMAAQGIDVIDFSAGEPAQTTPNFIREAAIAAIQSGFTRYTPVPGTDELRQAIIEKFQRDQGVTYDKSQILVSCGAKHSLYNLFQALLDHGDEVIVPAPYWVSYPDQIRLADGTPVILETRETDNYAIDPSALESCITPRTKAVVLNSPCNPTGAIYSRNTLAQVATIAKKYKLLVISDEIYEKLIFGDPPFLSIVSVDPEIVPQTILVNGMSKSYAMTGWRIGYAAGPKDLMAAMSNIQGQSTSNPTSIAQKASVAALQGGNDFFKEMVQDLRPKRDLMVAELNAIPGVTCPIPSGAFYAYPNISGILGRRYTKGTITTSADLAAYLLEEAQIASVPGEPFGSPSHLRMSYTPTMETIQRGMARFQSAIQSLS, from the coding sequence ATGACGACACTTTCCTCTCGCTCCACTCGCATTGTTCCCTCGCCGACCTTAAGCATTACGGCGAAAGCCAAGGCCATGGCAGCCCAAGGGATTGATGTCATTGATTTCTCTGCAGGCGAACCCGCTCAAACCACCCCGAACTTTATTCGAGAAGCCGCGATCGCCGCCATTCAATCAGGATTTACCCGATACACCCCAGTGCCTGGCACGGATGAACTCCGCCAAGCCATCATCGAAAAATTTCAACGCGACCAGGGAGTTACCTACGATAAATCTCAGATTTTGGTGTCCTGTGGTGCCAAACATTCCCTGTATAACCTTTTTCAGGCGCTACTGGATCACGGAGATGAAGTCATAGTTCCCGCGCCATATTGGGTGTCGTATCCCGATCAGATTCGCTTGGCGGATGGCACACCCGTCATTTTAGAAACTCGGGAAACGGACAACTATGCCATTGATCCATCAGCCCTGGAATCCTGCATTACTCCACGGACGAAAGCCGTGGTGTTAAACAGTCCATGCAACCCTACCGGAGCAATCTATTCTCGAAACACGCTTGCACAAGTAGCCACGATCGCGAAGAAGTACAAGTTGTTGGTGATCTCCGATGAAATTTACGAGAAGTTAATATTTGGAGACCCTCCCTTTCTCAGCATCGTGTCCGTGGACCCGGAGATTGTTCCGCAGACGATACTGGTGAATGGCATGTCCAAATCTTACGCAATGACAGGGTGGCGTATCGGATATGCCGCCGGACCCAAAGACCTGATGGCGGCCATGTCCAATATTCAAGGCCAAAGCACCTCGAATCCTACCTCCATCGCCCAAAAGGCCTCTGTGGCCGCGCTTCAGGGGGGAAACGACTTCTTTAAAGAAATGGTTCAGGACCTTCGCCCCAAACGCGATCTGATGGTAGCTGAGCTCAACGCGATTCCCGGCGTCACCTGCCCCATCCCCTCAGGTGCTTTTTATGCTTACCCAAACATCTCGGGAATTCTGGGCCGTCGCTACACGAAAGGCACCATTACTACCTCTGCGGATTTAGCTGCTTATCTGTTGGAAGAAGCCCAGATCGCCAGCGTTCCTGGTGAACCTTTTGGAAGCCCCTCTCACCTTCGAATGTCCTACACACCAACCATGGAAACCATCCAACGGGGCATGGCACGATTTCAGTCCGCCATTCAATCCCTTTCCTAA
- the coaD gene encoding pantetheine-phosphate adenylyltransferase gives MRIGVYPGTFDPITRGHTDIVARSLHLFDRLFLAVAPNPRKEPLLSIAHRVELAKIATKEFPHVEVEPFDGLLVKYVRDRGAHAIIRGLRALSDFEHEFQMALLNRKIDEQLETVFLMPSEEFSYLTSSIVKELAMFGGPLEDFVHPEVANKLRQCYTKHP, from the coding sequence ATGCGGATAGGCGTCTACCCTGGCACCTTTGATCCCATAACACGGGGACACACGGACATTGTGGCCCGTAGTCTCCATTTATTCGATCGTCTCTTTTTGGCGGTCGCCCCTAACCCTCGAAAAGAACCTTTGCTTTCCATCGCCCATCGAGTTGAATTAGCCAAAATCGCCACGAAAGAGTTTCCCCATGTGGAAGTGGAGCCCTTCGATGGACTTTTGGTGAAATATGTCCGGGATCGTGGTGCCCATGCAATTATTCGTGGACTACGTGCCTTGTCAGATTTCGAGCATGAATTTCAAATGGCGTTACTCAACCGAAAAATTGACGAGCAGTTGGAAACCGTATTTCTCATGCCGAGTGAAGAATTTTCATATCTGACTTCCAGCATTGTAAAAGAACTCGCGATGTTTGGTGGCCCGTTGGAAGATTTTGTCCATCCTGAAGTGGCCAACAAACTTCGGCAATGTTATACCAAACACCCATGA
- the radC gene encoding RadC family protein, which produces MNQKSRGIAHWPKSERPRERLLEAGPASLSDAQLLAILLRVGRQDFSAVQVAMDLLHHLEGLQGLANRSLEELCAVPGIGPAKAAQIKAAIELGKRVLSTPLTTGTKIANSQIVFQHYYPLVRDLRHEVFKVILLDAKHAVIRDLTVSEGSLTTSLVHPREVFNEAVRESAAAVIFLHNHPSGDPSPSSEDRILTRRLQEAGNILGIQVLDHVVIGDGRFVSFADEGWIA; this is translated from the coding sequence ATGAATCAGAAGTCTAGGGGCATTGCGCATTGGCCGAAATCTGAACGGCCTCGTGAACGTTTATTAGAGGCAGGCCCGGCAAGTTTATCGGATGCGCAGTTGCTGGCAATTCTTCTTCGCGTGGGTCGGCAAGATTTTTCAGCGGTCCAGGTGGCAATGGATCTCCTTCACCATTTGGAAGGATTGCAGGGATTAGCCAATCGTTCCCTCGAAGAGCTCTGTGCGGTTCCAGGGATTGGTCCGGCTAAGGCCGCACAAATAAAAGCAGCAATTGAGTTAGGTAAGCGGGTGCTTTCTACCCCACTGACGACCGGAACCAAGATCGCGAATAGCCAAATCGTGTTTCAACATTACTATCCCCTGGTTCGTGACCTGCGGCACGAAGTATTTAAGGTGATTTTATTGGATGCCAAACATGCCGTGATTCGGGATCTGACAGTGTCGGAAGGCAGTCTCACCACCAGTCTCGTGCATCCCCGAGAGGTCTTCAACGAAGCCGTACGTGAATCAGCCGCGGCAGTCATTTTTCTTCACAATCACCCCAGCGGGGACCCCTCGCCGAGTAGCGAGGATCGAATCCTTACCCGACGTCTCCAGGAAGCTGGAAACATCCTGGGGATTCAAGTTCTGGACCACGTCGTTATTGGTGATGGGCGATTTGTGTCTTTTGCGGATGAAGGATGGATAGCGTAA
- the panD gene encoding aspartate 1-decarboxylase, translating to MLRQMLRAKIHRAVVTDACLEYEGSLTVDEDLLDAAGILPYELVMVSNLNNGERFTTYAINGKRGGGEVVLNGPTARKGVIGDRVIIFCYEYYNDEEAKRHHPKVIQVDSQNRITNTP from the coding sequence ATGTTACGTCAGATGTTGCGGGCTAAAATTCATCGTGCGGTGGTGACCGACGCATGCTTGGAATATGAAGGCAGTTTAACGGTCGATGAAGACCTCCTCGATGCCGCGGGCATCCTTCCGTATGAACTCGTGATGGTCTCAAATTTGAATAATGGCGAACGCTTTACCACCTATGCGATCAACGGTAAGCGCGGCGGAGGTGAGGTGGTGCTCAATGGTCCAACGGCGCGAAAGGGCGTAATCGGGGATCGCGTCATTATTTTCTGTTATGAATACTATAACGACGAAGAAGCAAAGCGTCATCATCCCAAGGTCATACAAGTGGATTCGCAGAACCGAATTACCAACACGCCGTAA
- the rsmD gene encoding 16S rRNA (guanine(966)-N(2))-methyltransferase RsmD, which produces MTMRVVAGFQKGRRLKQPTGRGLRPTSARVKEALFSIIAERLTNANVLDLYAGTGALGLEALSRGARKVIFVENQPTSIQILRENIALCELMHNSTIIDQDVTEYLSADFPRRDDHPFDLVFADPPYEVSDLEPLLKKLDTCDKLASHGLVVVEHFKKTSLPVTTGRLHQTRQARYGDTILTFYKLFLPLKDDSCG; this is translated from the coding sequence ATGACCATGCGCGTAGTGGCGGGATTTCAGAAAGGGAGGCGACTGAAACAGCCCACAGGCCGCGGCCTTCGCCCGACCTCGGCACGGGTCAAAGAGGCATTATTTTCCATCATTGCCGAACGCCTTACCAACGCCAATGTTTTAGATTTGTATGCTGGAACAGGCGCCCTTGGGCTGGAAGCCCTAAGTCGAGGAGCACGAAAGGTTATCTTTGTAGAAAACCAGCCAACCTCGATTCAAATTCTTCGCGAAAACATTGCTCTTTGTGAACTCATGCATAACAGCACAATTATTGACCAGGATGTCACGGAATATTTAAGCGCTGATTTTCCCCGGCGGGATGACCATCCATTTGATTTGGTGTTTGCTGACCCACCTTATGAAGTCTCGGATTTAGAACCGCTCCTCAAGAAACTTGATACCTGTGACAAATTGGCTTCCCACGGATTAGTCGTGGTGGAACATTTTAAAAAGACATCCCTTCCAGTAACCACCGGACGTCTCCATCAAACCCGACAAGCTCGGTATGGCGATACGATATTGACGTTTTACAAGCTCTTCTTGCCATTGAAAGATGATTCATGCGGATAG
- the gatA gene encoding Asp-tRNA(Asn)/Glu-tRNA(Gln) amidotransferase subunit GatA has translation MSLFKLTLKELQDSFTRGDVSANEIARSYFLRLSVVESKVKAYVTVNDKEQILTQAQAIDDELKSWRKTMPLMAMPIAIKDNICTADLPTTCGSRILGQFQPPYDASVISKFREHRFFSIGKTNLDEFGMGSSTEHSAFGPSRNPWKLSHVPGGSSGGSAAAVAADECAAALGTDTGGSIRQPAACCGVVGFKPTYGRVSRYGLIAFASSLDQIGPITKDVYDAAMMLNVLAGQDPMDSTTADVPVSDFTRAFKKKDVKKLKFGIPKEFFAEGLDSEVEGAVRQAIEELEQLGGKIQDVSLPHTGVAVATYYIVATAEASSNLARYDGVKYGIRAKDSQELLEMYRKTRQEGFGPEVKRRVMLGTYALSSGYYDAYYAKAQAVRTLITQDFDRVFDEVDLLVTPVMPTPAFKLGEKIEDPLQMYLSDLYTISASLAGIPAISIPCGFSQQGLPIGLQLMGRPFEEETVLRAARAYELVTNWRKKRPAIR, from the coding sequence ATGTCATTATTCAAATTAACCCTCAAGGAATTACAAGATTCGTTTACCCGTGGCGATGTAAGCGCAAATGAAATCGCACGATCGTATTTCCTTCGATTAAGTGTGGTCGAATCTAAAGTAAAAGCCTATGTGACGGTGAATGACAAAGAGCAAATTCTGACTCAGGCCCAAGCAATCGATGATGAACTCAAATCGTGGCGGAAAACTATGCCACTCATGGCCATGCCCATTGCCATCAAAGACAATATTTGTACTGCGGATTTGCCGACGACCTGTGGGTCAAGAATTTTGGGGCAGTTCCAACCGCCGTATGATGCCTCGGTGATTTCCAAATTCCGTGAACATCGATTTTTTTCGATTGGGAAAACCAATCTCGATGAATTTGGGATGGGTTCCTCCACGGAGCATTCCGCCTTTGGGCCCAGCCGAAATCCTTGGAAGCTCAGTCATGTGCCGGGGGGATCCAGCGGTGGGTCTGCTGCTGCCGTGGCGGCGGATGAATGTGCCGCGGCGCTTGGGACGGATACGGGGGGGTCAATCAGGCAGCCAGCGGCATGTTGCGGGGTCGTGGGGTTCAAGCCCACCTATGGCCGCGTTTCCCGGTATGGATTAATTGCCTTCGCTTCCTCGCTCGATCAGATTGGTCCCATCACCAAAGATGTTTATGATGCAGCCATGATGCTCAATGTGTTGGCTGGACAAGACCCCATGGATTCGACAACGGCCGATGTGCCAGTCTCGGATTTTACTCGAGCGTTTAAGAAAAAAGATGTTAAAAAACTCAAGTTTGGTATCCCGAAAGAGTTTTTCGCAGAAGGGCTTGACTCCGAAGTGGAAGGGGCTGTTCGGCAAGCCATCGAGGAGCTTGAGCAACTCGGAGGAAAAATTCAGGATGTATCGCTACCCCACACCGGAGTGGCGGTGGCGACATACTATATCGTGGCCACGGCTGAGGCCAGTTCCAATTTGGCTCGTTATGATGGTGTCAAATATGGGATTCGTGCCAAGGATAGCCAGGAATTGTTAGAAATGTATCGGAAAACCCGCCAGGAGGGGTTTGGTCCAGAAGTCAAACGCCGCGTGATGCTTGGCACCTATGCGTTGAGTAGCGGATATTATGATGCCTATTATGCCAAGGCTCAGGCCGTGCGAACCCTCATTACGCAAGATTTTGATCGAGTGTTTGACGAAGTTGATTTGCTCGTCACACCAGTGATGCCGACGCCGGCATTCAAGTTGGGAGAGAAAATCGAAGATCCCTTACAAATGTATTTGTCAGATCTGTATACTATCTCAGCCAGCTTGGCCGGAATTCCGGCCATATCAATTCCATGTGGATTCAGCCAGCAGGGGCTTCCAATAGGATTGCAGCTCATGGGCCGTCCTTTTGAAGAGGAAACCGTGTTGCGCGCTGCGCGTGCATACGAACTGGTCACGAATTGGCGAAAAAAACGGCCGGCGATCCGCTAA
- the gatC gene encoding Asp-tRNA(Asn)/Glu-tRNA(Gln) amidotransferase subunit GatC, with product MKLSQQEVEYVADLARIQVSEGEKDQLSQHLSSILTYMEELNQVDTNGVSPMASVVSQANVLRDDEVRESLPQDKSVGNAPAAKDGLFQVPKIISDR from the coding sequence ATGAAACTTAGTCAACAGGAAGTAGAATATGTGGCTGATCTCGCACGGATTCAAGTGAGCGAGGGGGAAAAGGATCAATTGAGTCAACATCTCAGCAGTATTTTGACCTATATGGAAGAACTCAATCAGGTAGACACCAATGGGGTAAGCCCGATGGCCTCCGTCGTGAGTCAGGCCAATGTGTTGAGAGACGACGAGGTGCGCGAATCCTTGCCCCAAGACAAGTCCGTGGGGAATGCTCCTGCTGCGAAGGATGGGTTGTTTCAAGTGCCAAAAATTATTAGCGATCGTTGA
- a CDS encoding GDSL-type esterase/lipase family protein — protein MELYDPYLVCFGDSLTAGYQRNPYVDHQEEDTPYGDFLQKWVATRAQIVVTGICGEVTDDMVKRFSRDVVTRRPQVTVILGGTNDLGLGVSPGRISQNLEQLYQLSIEAGIQPVGVTVPSIRVETGEGDPGGLHKSGSKPSIPPWLKFHIDQRLVLNRQIVEMCRALTIPCLDLFSETVEGSDQLLASRYSSDGLHLNTAGYEAFARLVWRHLLAIPFGDILSEG, from the coding sequence ATGGAGTTATACGATCCTTATTTGGTCTGCTTTGGAGATAGTTTGACCGCTGGTTATCAGAGGAACCCTTATGTTGATCATCAGGAAGAAGATACTCCCTATGGCGATTTTCTCCAAAAATGGGTGGCCACTCGGGCGCAGATTGTGGTGACGGGCATTTGCGGAGAGGTCACGGACGACATGGTAAAACGTTTTTCTCGGGATGTGGTCACTCGTAGGCCTCAAGTGACCGTCATTTTAGGTGGGACAAACGATCTAGGTCTGGGGGTGAGTCCTGGGCGGATTTCCCAAAATCTTGAACAACTGTATCAATTGTCAATTGAAGCCGGAATCCAGCCTGTGGGAGTGACGGTGCCGTCGATTCGTGTGGAAACTGGAGAGGGTGATCCAGGAGGTCTCCATAAAAGTGGTTCTAAGCCCTCGATTCCCCCTTGGTTGAAATTCCATATTGATCAAAGATTAGTATTAAATCGTCAGATCGTTGAGATGTGTCGGGCACTGACGATCCCATGCCTGGACCTCTTTTCAGAAACTGTTGAAGGTTCAGATCAACTGCTGGCTTCTCGGTACTCAAGTGATGGCCTGCATTTAAATACGGCAGGCTATGAAGCGTTTGCTCGATTAGTTTGGCGTCACCTTCTGGCGATACCCTTTGGAGACATTCTTTCTGAAGGTTGA